A DNA window from Arachis hypogaea cultivar Tifrunner chromosome 18, arahy.Tifrunner.gnm2.J5K5, whole genome shotgun sequence contains the following coding sequences:
- the LOC112772663 gene encoding auxin-responsive protein SAUR71, with translation MKQLIRRLSRVADSSQYTLLRSDSVAAARRHRRRCGDSFRHKMRRSPVPEGHVPVYVGDEMERFAVSAELLNHPIFVKLLNESAQEYGYDQQGVIRLPCHVIVFERVLEALTRGRDTRHLLDLLNYSPEELTH, from the coding sequence aTGAAGCAGTTGATCCGAAGACTCTCACGCGTCGCCGACTCGTCTCAGTACACGCTCCTCCGCTCCGACTCCGTTGCGGCGGCAAGGCGACACCGGCGCCGCTGCGGCGACTCCTTCCGCCACAAGATGCGGCGCTCTCCGGTGCCGGAGGGACACGTTCCTGTTTACGTCGGCGACGAGATGGAGCGGTTTGCGGTGAGTGCGGAGCTTCTGAACCATCCAATCTTCGTGAAGCTCCTGAACGAGTCGGCTCAGGAGTACGGTTACGACCAGCAAGGTGTTATCCGGCTTCCGTGCCACGTCATAGTCTTTGAGCGCGTGCTTGAAGCACTCACGCGGGGACGTGACACGCGCCACCTCCTCGACCTCCTCAACTACTCCCCTGAAGAGTTGACACACTAA